A single region of the Thermodesulfatator indicus DSM 15286 genome encodes:
- the aroB gene encoding 3-dehydroquinate synthase gives MKILEVKTGRPYEILIEGGLLTEVPEDLKRLNLGYRYALISDSQVADLLAEDLLRLLREAGLSAELFVFPAGEASKNMDTIVNLARQMLQKGFDRKCAIIALGGGVTGDLAGFLASIYLRGVPYVQIPTSLLAQVDSSVGGKTGVDLPEGKNLLGTFYQPWRVYIDYGVLSTLPFEHLKNGLAEVVKYGCISSPNLFEYLEERSQKLLNYDAESLEHIIYESCRLKAEVVSRDEKEGGLRRILNFGHTLGHAIEAAANYEILHGFCVSIGMVAAAILSERLGVAEEEISLRLIKLLEDLGLPTRIPQDLDTDEILSFLRADKKVWKGKLTFILLKRLGEPVFYEEPPQQILKEIVEALKTQKATS, from the coding sequence ATGAAAATTTTAGAGGTAAAAACCGGCAGGCCTTACGAAATCCTGATTGAAGGTGGCCTCTTAACCGAAGTCCCTGAAGATTTAAAAAGGCTCAACCTGGGTTATCGTTACGCCCTGATTTCCGATAGCCAAGTGGCGGATCTTTTGGCTGAAGATTTGCTCCGCCTTCTCAGAGAAGCGGGGCTTTCGGCCGAGCTTTTTGTCTTCCCGGCCGGAGAGGCCTCTAAAAATATGGACACGATAGTTAATCTGGCCCGCCAGATGCTTCAAAAAGGCTTTGACCGCAAGTGCGCGATAATTGCTCTTGGCGGAGGCGTCACCGGAGACCTAGCAGGCTTCCTCGCTTCTATTTACTTGCGCGGTGTGCCCTATGTCCAGATACCTACTTCTCTTTTGGCTCAGGTAGATAGTTCGGTGGGTGGAAAAACAGGTGTGGACCTTCCTGAAGGCAAAAATCTTTTGGGTACTTTTTACCAGCCCTGGCGGGTTTACATAGACTACGGCGTGCTTAGCACTCTCCCCTTTGAACATTTGAAAAATGGTCTCGCCGAAGTGGTCAAATACGGCTGTATCTCAAGCCCTAATCTTTTTGAATATCTTGAAGAAAGAAGCCAGAAGTTACTTAATTACGACGCCGAAAGCCTTGAACACATAATTTATGAAAGCTGCCGCCTTAAGGCCGAAGTAGTCTCGCGCGACGAAAAAGAAGGAGGCTTGAGGCGAATTCTTAATTTTGGTCATACTTTAGGCCATGCCATTGAGGCCGCGGCTAATTACGAAATACTCCATGGTTTTTGCGTAAGTATAGGCATGGTGGCCGCGGCTATACTTTCAGAAAGACTAGGTGTGGCGGAAGAAGAAATAAGCCTAAGGCTAATCAAGCTGCTTGAAGACTTAGGGCTTCCAACCCGCATACCCCAAGATCTTGATACAGATGAAATACTTTCTTTTCTGCGCGCGGACAAAAAAGTATGGAAAGGAAAGCTAACTTTTATTTTGCTAAAAAGATTGGGAGAACCTGTATTTTACGAAGAACCACCCCAACAAATACTAAAAGAAATCGTAGAAGCTTTAAAAACCCAAAAGGCGACGTCTTAA